The proteins below come from a single Stomoxys calcitrans chromosome 1, idStoCalc2.1, whole genome shotgun sequence genomic window:
- the LOC106096173 gene encoding insulin-degrading enzyme translates to MLFRSFALLQFRQALGIIRSVETHHHRQLVSSICTVNRNKYSTKEIPTMSLNQTDTHVKLRLNNIEKSEQDNREYRGLQLKNGLKVLLVSDVGTDVSAAALSVQVGHMSDPDTLPGLAHFCEHMLFLGTEKYPNENDYTTYLSQSGGSSNAATYPLMTKYHFYVAPDKLDGALDRFAQFFIGPLFTPSATEREINAVNSEHEKNISSDEWRIKQVHRHLAKTGHAYNKFGSGSKRTLYEIPKQQNIEVRDELLKFHKEWYSANIMSLAVIGKDSLEELEEMVLQKFAEIENKSVQIPNWPRQPYDDNQYGQKVLIVPVKDLRSITISFTTDDLTEFYKTAPDSYFTHLLGHEGKGSILSELRRLGWSNDLLAGHQNILNGFGFFEIHITLTQDGVDHVDDIIQIVFQYFKMLRELGPQKWIFDECVKINEMRFRFKEKEKPEKLVTNVVSCMQVYPLEQVLTAPYLNDEWKPELITKLLDELIPSKCRVIVIGQSYAEQADMSEPYYQTKYTTLKIERETMKKWEECELNKNLALPLPNAFIPEKYDLAPFDHDLSKHPVIIMDTPILRVWHKQDNFYLKPKACMSFDMSNPIAYLDPLNCNLNYLMASLIRDQLNEYLYDAELADLKLQVGNKSNGIDIAIRGYDDKQVVLLDKLLGHLFDFEANEKRFDILKEEYKRDLANFNAEQPYQHSIYYLTLLLAENVWSNCELLDAIELVTYERVLSYAKEFFSRLHTECFIYGNITKQKAQEIAGMVNKRLEDTNARVLPLLARQMLPKREYKLCPGDSYLFEKENDFHKSNCTQLYIQCGQQSDRSNNMVNLISQILTEPCYDCLRTKEQLGYIVFSGPRKVNGANGIRIIVQSTKHPSFVEERIESFLQNYVNVIEEMPEEEFERHKEALAVKKREKPKTVFSQFSQFYNEISLAQYHFDRNEAEIAILRNITKDELLEYYKKFIATESPERRVLAVHIVSTQNQDENIATNVDRRHARISDLVAFKSSKELFPLSSPFLNIKAKGARSKL, encoded by the exons ATGTTGTTTAGATCTTTTGCCTTACTCCAGTTTCGCCAGGCTCTAGGAATAATAAGAAGTGT AGAGACGCATCATCATCGCCAGCTAGTTTCGTCAATTTGCACAGTGAACAGGAATAAATATTCGACAAAGGAAATACCAACTATGAGTCTAAATCAAACTGATACCCACGTGAAGTTAAG GCTAAATAACATTGAAAAAAGCGAACAGGATAATCGAGAGTATAGGGGACTACAATTAAAGAATGGCCTCAAAGTTCTACTCGTTAGTGACGTTGGCACCGACGTTTCTGCCGCAGCCTTATCCGTGCAAGTTGG GCATATGTCGGATCCGGATACACTACCCGGACTGGCACATTTTTGCGAGCACATGCTATTTTTAGGCACAGAAAAGTATCCGAACGAGAACGACTACACGACGTATCTTTCGCAAAGTGGGGGTTCGTCTAATGCAGCCACCTATCCTCTGATGACTAAATATCACTTCTACGTTGCTCCAGATAAACTAGACGGCGCATTAGATCGATTTGCACAATTCTTCATCGGCCCATTATTTACACCGAGTGCCACAGAACGTGAAATCAATGCT GTTAATTCAGAACACGAAAAGAACATTTCGAGCGATGAATGGCGTATAAAACAAGTGCATAGGCACTTGGCGAAGACAGGTCATGCGTATAACAAGTTTGGGAGCGGGAGTAAACGCACACTTTATGAAATTCCCAAGCAGCAAAATATAGAAGTAAGAGATGAATTGCTCAAATTTCACAAAGAGTGGTACTCTGCAAACATAATGAGTTTAGCAGTAATTGGAAAAG atagCCTCGAGGAACTTGAAGAGATGGTGCTACAGAAATTCGCGGAAATCgaaaataaaagcgtgcaaatACCAAATTGGCCACGTCAGCCATATGACGATAATCAGTACGGGCAGAAAGTACTTATTGTGCCGGTCAAAGATCTGCGTTCCATAACGATTAGCTTTACGACGGATGATCTCACAGAGTTTTATAAAACCGCTCCAGATAGCTATTTCACACATTTGCTAGGACATGAGGGAAAAGGAAGCATACTGTCAGAGTTGCGCAGATTGGGTTGGTCTAATGATCTGCTAGCCGGACATCAAAATATTCTAAATGGATttggattttttgaaattcacatTACTCTCACACAGGATGGTGTCGACCATGTTGACGACATTATTCAAattgtttttcaatattttaaaatgCTGCGCGAACTTGGCccacagaaatggatatttgatgAATGTGTCAAAATTAATGAGATGCGATTCCGGTTCAAAGAGAAGGAGAAACCAGAAAAGTTAGTAACCAACGTTGTTTCGTGTATGCAGGTATACCCATTAGAGCAAGTGCTAACAGCGCCTTATTTAAACGATGAGTGGAAGCCAGAGTTAATAACAAAGCTGTTGGACGAACTTATACCATCCAAATGCCGTGTAATAGTAATTGGACAAAGCTACGCAGAACAAGCTGATATGTCGGAACCGTACTACCAAACTAAGTACACAACGTTGAAAATAGAAAGGGAAACTATGAAG AAATGGGAGGAGTGTGAgttgaataaaaatttggctCTTCCGCTCCCAAATGCATTTATACCCGAAAAGTACGACCTGGCTCCGTTCGACCATGATTTATCTAAACATCCCGTAATTATTATGGATACTCCTATATTACGAGTATGGCATAAGCAGGATAACTTCTATTTGAAGCCAAAAGCCTGCATGTCATTCGATATGTCCAACCCGATTGCATATTTGGATCCTCTCAATTGCAATTTGAACTATCTCATGGCGTCTCTTATTAGAGACCAGTTGAATGAATATTTATATGATGCGGAATTGGCCGATTTGAAGCTGCAGGTTGGAAATAAGTCGAATGGAATTGAC ATAGCTATAAGAGGATACGATGACAAACAGGTGGTTCTTTTGGATAAGCTTCTCGGTCATCTGTTTGACTTTGAGGCGAACGAAAAACGCTTTGATATCCTCAAAGAGGAGTATAAGCGCGATTTGGCCAATTTTAATGCTGAACAACCAtatcaacattcaatttactaCCTAACCCTGCTTTTGGCTGAGAACGTATGGTCAAATTGTGAACTTTTAGACGCTATTGAGT TGGTGACATACGAGAGGGTTCTGAGTTACGCCAAAGAGTTTTTCTCCCGACTACACACCGAATGTTTCATTTACGgcaacataacaaaacaaaaagctcAGGAGATAGCTGGTATGGTGAATAAGCGACTAGAAGACACAAATGCCCGAGTATTGCCGTTATTGGCTAGGCAAATGCTACCTAAAAGGGAATATAAACTATGTCCAG GCGACAGCTATTTGTTCGAGAAAGAAAATGACTTCCATAAGAGTAATTGCACCCAATTGTACATTCAGTGCGGACAGCAATCTGACCGCAGCAACAATATGGTAAATCTTATCTCGCAAATTTTAACAGAGCCATGTTACGATTGTTTAAGGACAAAG GAGCAGCTGGGTTACATTGTCTTTAGCGGACCGAGGAAAGTAAATGGCGCCAACGGCATAAGAATCATTGTGCAATCAACGAAACATCCATCGTTTGTAGAAGAGCGTATTGAGTCATTTTTGCAAAACTATGTG AACGTCATAGAGGAAATGCcagaggaggaatttgaacgaCATAAAGAAGCGTTGGCAGTCAAAAAACGAGAGAAACCCAAAACTGTTTTTTCGCAGTTTTCACAATTCTATAACGAAATTTCATTGGCGCAATATCATTTTGATCGAAACGAGGCAGAAATTGCTATATTGCGCAACATTACTAAGGATGAATTGCTCGAGTATTATAAA AAATTCATAGCCACTGAAAGCCCCGAGCGAAGGGTACTTGCAGTTCATATTGTTTCAACCCAAAACCAGGATGAGAATATCGCTACCAATGTCGATCGTCGTCATGCTAGAATTTCTGAC